One genomic window of Streptomyces sp. NBC_01498 includes the following:
- a CDS encoding GH1 family beta-glucosidase, whose protein sequence is MSLSFPPDFLWGTATAAYQIEGGAREIGRTPSIWDTFSHTPGKVENGDTGDTAADHIHRRAEDVRLMADLGVNAYRFSVSWSRVQPIGRGPAVQRGLDFYRKLVDDLLERGIRPVLTLYHWDLPHDLETAGGWPVRETAFRFAEYARILGDALGDRVDRWVTLNEPWCSAFLGYASGVHAPGRTDPVLALRAAHHLNLGHGLAAQALRTVLPRRAEITVCHNAAVVRARSQSPEDLDAQRRIDTLANRIFTGPMLAGAYPEDLFKDTARITDWSFVKAADPATIHQPLDWLGVNYYTPHLVSAATDTGADASGRDSHGHAHGAGRNSPWPGAESVTFHQPPGRTTEMGWTVDPSGLYDALMRFTREAPGVPLVITENGAAYDDRPDAEGTVHDPERVRFVHDHLAAAHRAMADGADVRGYFLWSLLDNFEWERGYGKRFGAVYVDYETQARTPKTSARWYARLTGTGVLPEPPE, encoded by the coding sequence ATGTCCCTCAGCTTCCCTCCCGACTTCCTGTGGGGTACCGCCACCGCCGCGTACCAGATCGAGGGCGGCGCGCGGGAGATCGGCCGTACCCCGTCGATCTGGGACACCTTCAGCCACACCCCCGGCAAGGTCGAGAACGGCGACACCGGGGACACCGCCGCCGACCACATACACCGCAGGGCCGAGGACGTACGGCTGATGGCGGACCTCGGGGTGAACGCGTACCGCTTCTCGGTCTCCTGGTCCCGGGTCCAGCCCATCGGCCGGGGCCCGGCGGTCCAGCGCGGTCTCGACTTCTACCGCAAGCTCGTCGACGACCTGCTGGAGCGCGGCATCCGGCCCGTCCTGACCCTCTACCACTGGGACCTGCCGCACGATCTGGAGACGGCGGGCGGCTGGCCGGTACGGGAGACGGCCTTCAGGTTCGCGGAGTACGCGCGCATACTCGGCGACGCGCTCGGCGACCGGGTCGACCGCTGGGTGACTCTCAACGAGCCCTGGTGCAGCGCGTTCCTGGGATACGCCTCCGGGGTGCACGCGCCGGGCCGCACCGATCCGGTGCTCGCGCTGCGGGCCGCGCACCATCTCAACCTCGGTCACGGGCTGGCCGCGCAGGCGCTGCGTACGGTGCTGCCCCGCCGGGCGGAGATCACCGTCTGCCACAACGCGGCGGTGGTAAGGGCCCGTTCGCAGTCGCCGGAGGATCTGGACGCCCAGCGGCGTATCGACACCCTGGCGAACCGGATCTTCACCGGGCCGATGCTGGCGGGCGCCTACCCGGAGGACCTGTTCAAGGACACCGCGCGGATCACCGACTGGTCCTTCGTGAAGGCCGCCGACCCGGCGACGATCCACCAGCCGCTGGACTGGCTGGGCGTCAACTACTACACGCCGCATCTCGTCTCGGCCGCCACGGACACCGGCGCGGACGCCTCGGGCCGGGACAGTCACGGCCACGCGCACGGCGCGGGCCGGAACTCCCCGTGGCCGGGCGCCGAGTCGGTGACGTTTCATCAGCCGCCGGGCAGGACCACGGAGATGGGCTGGACGGTCGATCCCTCGGGCCTGTACGACGCGCTGATGCGCTTCACCCGCGAGGCGCCCGGCGTGCCGCTGGTGATCACCGAGAACGGCGCGGCCTACGACGACCGGCCGGACGCGGAGGGGACGGTGCACGACCCGGAGCGCGTCCGCTTCGTGCACGACCATCTGGCGGCGGCGCACCGGGCGATGGCCGACGGGGCGGACGTACGGGGGTACTTCCTCTGGTCGCTGCTGGACAACTTCGAGTGGGAGCGCGGCTACGGGAAGCGGTTCGGCGCGGTGTACGTCGACTACGAGACACAGGCCCGTACGCCGAAGACCAGCGCCCGCTGGTACGCGCGGCTGACGGGGACGGGCGTGCTGCCCGAGCCGCCGGAGTAA
- a CDS encoding carbohydrate ABC transporter permease, giving the protein MLTLFAAGSLFPLVWTAIAASRNTTRLAQTPPPFWFGRNLPRNLRIAWTDANMGTALLNTLLVAGTVAAGTVLFSTLAGFAFAKLRFRFKNALLLVVIGTMMVPPQLGVVPLYLLIAELSWTDRLQSVVLPTLVSAFGVFFMRQYLLQALPTELIEAARVDGASSWRVVRHVVLPVARPAMAVLGMLTFVLAWNDFFWPIIALTQSGNPTVQVALTGLGRGYIPDQSVIMAGALLGTLPLLLAFVIFGRQIVGGIMTGAVKG; this is encoded by the coding sequence GTGCTCACGCTGTTCGCCGCCGGTTCGCTGTTCCCGCTCGTCTGGACCGCGATCGCCGCCTCCCGCAACACGACCCGGCTGGCACAGACTCCCCCGCCGTTCTGGTTCGGCCGCAATCTCCCGCGCAATCTCCGGATCGCCTGGACCGACGCGAACATGGGTACGGCGCTGCTCAACACCCTCCTGGTGGCGGGCACCGTGGCCGCCGGGACGGTGCTGTTCTCCACCCTCGCGGGCTTCGCCTTCGCCAAGCTCCGCTTCCGTTTCAAGAACGCGCTGCTGCTGGTGGTGATCGGCACGATGATGGTGCCGCCCCAGCTCGGTGTCGTCCCGCTCTACCTGCTGATCGCGGAGCTGTCCTGGACCGACCGGCTCCAGTCCGTCGTGCTGCCCACGCTGGTGAGCGCGTTCGGGGTGTTCTTCATGCGGCAGTATCTGCTCCAGGCGCTGCCGACCGAGCTGATCGAGGCGGCGCGGGTGGACGGCGCGAGCAGTTGGCGCGTTGTGCGGCACGTCGTCCTCCCGGTGGCGCGGCCCGCGATGGCGGTGCTGGGCATGCTCACCTTCGTACTGGCCTGGAACGACTTCTTCTGGCCGATCATCGCGCTCACCCAGAGCGGCAACCCGACCGTGCAGGTGGCCCTCACCGGCCTCGGCCGCGGTTACATTCCCGACCAGTCGGTCATCATGGCCGGCGCGCTGCTCGGCACGCTTCCGCTGCTGCTCGCCTTCGTGATCTTCGGCAGGCAGATCGTCGGTGGCATCATGACAGGAGCGGTCAAGGGCTGA
- a CDS encoding carbohydrate ABC transporter permease yields MTGVTGDATAPAPAGWEGSAAPCPARPGGRPDRDAHEGRESREDRDSPQDREGRRVQEDREGHESHEGRKQRNSLTWRTRRHRWDARWSPYAFVAPFFLLFAVFGLFPLLYTGWASLHRVELTAPGDPEWVGLRNYSRLLTDTFFWNALRNTVTIGLLSTVPQLLVALGLAHLLNHRLRGSVFFRVAVLTPYATSVAAATLVFVLLFGRDHGMINWALGLAGFGAVDWQNGTWTSQLAVSAIVVWRWTGYHALIYLAAMRSIPEELYESAALDGASRWRQFLHVTVPSLRPTILFTCVVSTIGATQLFGEPLLFSGGGSATGGADHQFQTLGLYLYEQGWVNLHLGRASAIAWAMFLILLIIGAVNRLVARRLRRST; encoded by the coding sequence ATGACGGGGGTGACGGGTGACGCGACAGCACCGGCGCCCGCCGGGTGGGAGGGGAGCGCGGCGCCGTGTCCCGCGCGCCCCGGCGGCCGCCCGGACCGCGACGCCCACGAGGGCCGGGAGAGCCGCGAGGACCGGGACAGCCCTCAGGACCGGGAAGGCCGCAGAGTCCAGGAGGACCGCGAAGGCCACGAAAGCCACGAAGGCCGGAAACAGCGGAACTCCCTGACCTGGCGCACCCGTCGGCACCGGTGGGACGCCCGGTGGAGCCCGTACGCCTTCGTCGCCCCCTTCTTCCTCCTCTTCGCCGTCTTCGGGCTCTTCCCGCTCCTCTACACCGGCTGGGCCTCGCTGCACCGGGTGGAGCTCACCGCGCCCGGCGACCCGGAGTGGGTGGGGCTCCGCAACTACTCCCGGCTGCTCACCGACACGTTCTTCTGGAACGCCCTGCGGAACACCGTGACCATCGGGCTGCTCTCGACCGTCCCCCAACTGCTCGTCGCCCTGGGCCTGGCGCACCTGCTCAACCACCGGCTGCGCGGCTCGGTGTTCTTCCGGGTCGCGGTCCTCACGCCGTACGCCACGAGCGTCGCCGCCGCGACCCTGGTCTTCGTGCTGCTCTTCGGCCGTGACCACGGGATGATCAACTGGGCGCTGGGACTGGCCGGGTTCGGCGCGGTCGACTGGCAGAACGGCACGTGGACCTCCCAACTGGCCGTCTCCGCAATCGTCGTGTGGCGGTGGACGGGCTACCACGCGCTGATCTATCTGGCGGCGATGCGGTCGATCCCCGAGGAGCTGTACGAGTCGGCGGCGCTCGACGGGGCGTCGCGGTGGCGGCAGTTCCTGCATGTGACGGTGCCGTCCCTGCGGCCCACGATCCTCTTCACCTGTGTCGTGTCGACGATCGGCGCGACCCAGCTGTTCGGTGAGCCGCTGCTGTTCAGCGGCGGCGGGAGCGCGACCGGCGGGGCGGACCACCAGTTCCAGACGCTCGGGCTCTATCTGTACGAGCAGGGCTGGGTGAATCTGCATCTCGGCCGGGCCTCGGCGATCGCCTGGGCGATGTTCCTGATCCTGCTGATCATCGGCGCGGTGAACCGGCTCGTCGCGCGCAGGCTGCGGAGGAGTACGTGA
- a CDS encoding ABC transporter substrate-binding protein produces the protein MRAHRRVSRRLAGLAVVAALAAGPLAACAEDPAEPAYGTVTGGGTGGVGGDRGTTLTVGVFGTFGLKEAGLYDEYMRLHRDVTVRQTSIERNENYYPQLLTHLGSGSGLADIQAVEVNNIAEVTATQAGRLMDLGRVEGVRKDGFLPWKWAQGTTANGRTVGLGTDVGPQGICYRRDLFAKAGLPTDRRAVGRMWAGDWRKYLVAGKRYRARAPKGTAFVDSAAGVMAAITGGSRKRFYDADGRVVYKTSPAVRHAWDTAAAFAREGLTGRLQQFTPSWDQGFANATFATVSCPAWMLGYIQDKAGEAGEGAWDIAAAPRPSNWGGSFLTVPEAGRNKAAAARLAAWLTAPEQQAKLFERRGSFPSSRAAYDLPAVARARHPYFGNAPLGRIFADAAKGVPVQIVGPKDLVIAQNLADVGMLQVDQRGRSARQGWDAAVKAIDNALDR, from the coding sequence ATGCGCGCACATCGCCGCGTCTCCCGCCGGCTGGCGGGCCTCGCCGTCGTCGCCGCGCTCGCGGCCGGACCGCTCGCCGCGTGCGCCGAGGACCCGGCCGAGCCCGCGTACGGCACCGTGACCGGGGGCGGCACCGGCGGTGTGGGCGGCGACCGGGGGACGACGCTGACCGTGGGGGTCTTCGGGACGTTCGGACTCAAGGAGGCCGGGCTGTACGACGAGTACATGCGGCTCCACCGGGACGTCACCGTCAGGCAGACGTCGATCGAGCGCAACGAGAACTACTACCCGCAGCTCCTCACCCATCTGGGCAGCGGCAGCGGACTCGCCGACATCCAGGCCGTCGAGGTCAACAACATCGCCGAGGTCACCGCCACCCAGGCCGGCCGGCTCATGGACCTGGGCCGGGTCGAGGGTGTACGGAAGGACGGCTTCCTGCCCTGGAAGTGGGCGCAGGGCACCACCGCGAACGGGAGGACCGTCGGCCTCGGCACCGACGTCGGACCGCAGGGCATCTGCTACCGCCGGGACCTGTTCGCCAAGGCGGGGCTGCCCACCGACCGCAGGGCCGTCGGGAGGATGTGGGCGGGCGACTGGCGGAAGTATCTGGTGGCGGGGAAGCGGTACCGGGCGCGGGCGCCGAAGGGGACCGCCTTCGTCGACTCGGCGGCCGGGGTGATGGCGGCGATCACCGGCGGGAGCCGGAAACGGTTCTACGACGCGGACGGCCGGGTCGTCTACAAGACCAGCCCCGCCGTACGGCACGCCTGGGACACCGCGGCGGCGTTCGCCCGCGAGGGACTGACCGGCAGGCTCCAGCAGTTCACCCCTTCCTGGGACCAGGGATTCGCCAACGCAACGTTCGCGACCGTCTCCTGTCCGGCCTGGATGCTCGGGTACATCCAGGACAAGGCGGGCGAGGCGGGCGAGGGTGCCTGGGACATCGCGGCGGCGCCCCGGCCCAGCAACTGGGGCGGCTCGTTCCTGACCGTGCCGGAGGCCGGGCGGAACAAGGCGGCGGCGGCCCGGCTGGCCGCCTGGCTGACCGCGCCCGAGCAGCAGGCGAAGCTGTTCGAGAGGCGCGGCAGCTTTCCGAGTTCCCGTGCCGCGTACGATCTGCCGGCCGTCGCCCGCGCCCGCCATCCCTACTTCGGCAACGCGCCCCTGGGCCGGATCTTCGCCGACGCGGCCAAGGGCGTGCCCGTCCAGATCGTGGGCCCGAAGGACCTGGTCATCGCCCAGAACCTGGCGGACGTCGGCATGCTCCAGGTCGACCAGCGGGGAAGATCGGCGCGGCAGGGCTGGGACGCCGCGGTGAAGGCGATCGACAACGCGCTGGACCGGTGA
- the orn gene encoding oligoribonuclease — translation MNDRMVWIDCEMTGLSLTEDALVEVAALVTDSELNVLGEGVDIVVRPPDAALETMPEVVRQMHTASGLLDELAGGTTLADAEERVLAYVREHVKEPGKAPLCGNTVGTDRGFLLRDMPELEGYLHYRIVDVSSVKELARRWYPRAYFNSPEKSGNHRALADIRESIAELRYYREAVFVPQPGPDSDTAKAIAAKHVR, via the coding sequence ATGAATGATCGAATGGTGTGGATCGACTGCGAGATGACCGGGCTCTCGCTGACGGAGGACGCACTCGTCGAGGTGGCGGCGCTGGTCACCGACTCGGAGCTGAACGTGCTCGGCGAGGGCGTCGACATCGTCGTGCGTCCCCCGGACGCGGCGCTGGAGACGATGCCCGAGGTGGTGCGGCAGATGCACACCGCCTCGGGCCTCCTCGACGAGCTGGCCGGCGGCACCACGCTGGCCGACGCCGAGGAGCGGGTCCTGGCGTACGTACGCGAGCATGTCAAGGAGCCGGGCAAGGCCCCCCTGTGCGGGAACACGGTCGGCACCGACCGGGGCTTCCTGCTGCGTGACATGCCGGAGCTGGAGGGCTACCTCCACTACCGGATCGTGGACGTCTCGTCGGTCAAGGAGCTGGCGCGCCGCTGGTATCCGCGCGCCTACTTCAACAGCCCGGAGAAAAGCGGCAATCACCGGGCGCTGGCCGACATCCGCGAGTCCATCGCGGAGCTGCGCTACTACCGCGAGGCGGTCTTCGTGCCGCAGCCCGGCCCGGACTCGGACACGGCGAAGGCGATCGCGGCGAAGCACGTGCGGTAG
- a CDS encoding GlxA family transcriptional regulator, with product MSQDSIAAPESARKLSGRRRREVVAVLLFSGGPIFESSIPLSVFGIDRQDAGVPRYRLLVCGGEDGPLRTTGGLELTTPYGLDAIGRAGTVVVPAWRSITSPPPPEALDALRRAHEEGARIVGLCTGAFVLAAAGLLDGRPATTHWMYAPTLAKRYPSVHVDPRELFVDDGDVLTSAGTAAGIDLCLHIVRTDHGTEAAGALARRLVVPPRRSGGQERYLDRSLPEEIGSDPLAEVVAWALEHLHEQFDVETLAARAYMSRRTFDRRFRSLTGSAPLQWLITQRVLQAQRLLETSDYSVDEVAGRCGFRSPVALRGHFRRQLGSSPAAYRAAYRARRPNGDQHVPAPMEPVVPAQVSPGSRRPVSGSATASSALSEPVKPYSEAFASGPGRPSLPGQRSAP from the coding sequence ATGAGCCAGGACTCCATTGCCGCACCGGAGTCAGCACGCAAGCTTTCCGGCCGCCGACGCCGTGAAGTCGTCGCCGTACTGCTGTTCAGCGGTGGGCCCATCTTCGAGAGCTCCATCCCGCTCTCCGTGTTCGGCATCGACCGCCAGGATGCCGGGGTTCCGCGCTACCGGCTGCTCGTGTGCGGTGGGGAGGACGGTCCGCTCCGCACCACCGGCGGGCTCGAACTCACCACGCCCTACGGCCTGGACGCGATCGGCAGAGCGGGCACGGTGGTCGTCCCGGCCTGGCGGTCCATCACCTCGCCGCCGCCGCCCGAGGCGCTCGACGCGCTGCGCCGGGCGCACGAGGAGGGGGCGCGGATCGTCGGCCTGTGCACCGGCGCGTTCGTGCTCGCCGCGGCCGGTCTGCTGGACGGCCGCCCGGCGACCACGCACTGGATGTACGCGCCGACGCTGGCCAAGCGTTATCCGTCCGTCCATGTGGACCCGCGCGAACTGTTCGTGGACGACGGTGACGTGCTCACCTCCGCGGGCACGGCGGCGGGCATCGATTTGTGTCTGCACATAGTGCGTACGGATCACGGGACCGAGGCCGCCGGGGCACTGGCGCGCAGGCTCGTCGTCCCGCCGCGCCGCAGTGGCGGTCAGGAGCGCTATCTCGACAGGTCTTTACCGGAGGAAATCGGCTCCGACCCGCTCGCCGAGGTCGTCGCCTGGGCGCTGGAGCATCTGCACGAGCAGTTCGACGTGGAGACTCTGGCCGCCCGCGCCTACATGAGCCGCAGGACGTTCGACCGCCGTTTCCGTTCGCTCACCGGCAGCGCGCCGCTCCAGTGGCTGATCACGCAGCGCGTGCTCCAGGCGCAGCGGCTGCTGGAGACCTCCGACTACTCGGTCGACGAGGTCGCCGGCCGCTGCGGCTTCCGTTCGCCGGTGGCGCTGCGCGGGCACTTCCGGCGACAGCTGGGCTCCTCCCCCGCCGCGTACCGGGCCGCCTACCGGGCCCGCCGCCCGAACGGGGACCAGCACGTACCGGCTCCGATGGAGCCGGTCGTACCGGCACAGGTCTCGCCGGGGTCCCGGCGGCCGGTGTCCGGTTCCGCGACGGCGTCGTCGGCACTGTCCGAGCCGGTGAAGCCCTACTCGGAGGCGTTCGCCTCCGGTCCCGGGCGCCCGAGCCTGCCCGGCCAGCGGAGCGCACCGTAG
- a CDS encoding universal stress protein — protein MAGHEIPEPADREQLTDPASDLRAAEETRHSCDPAFRHGVVVGFDGSTSSERALAYAIGMARRLGSALIIVHVANRLPTTVWAGCEPPVFVDVPDHRTEVLGLELACADYLAEVPWILVERGGDICHELEEVGQEYSADAIVVGSTQGVVGRIFGTVAGRLARRARRPVVVIP, from the coding sequence ATGGCCGGTCACGAAATCCCCGAACCCGCTGACCGCGAGCAGTTGACCGACCCCGCGTCGGACCTGCGAGCGGCGGAAGAGACGCGCCACTCCTGTGATCCCGCCTTCCGGCACGGAGTGGTCGTGGGCTTCGACGGCTCGACGTCGAGCGAGCGCGCGCTGGCGTACGCCATCGGCATGGCCCGCAGGCTCGGCTCGGCCCTGATCATCGTTCATGTCGCCAACCGGCTGCCCACGACCGTCTGGGCGGGCTGCGAACCCCCGGTCTTCGTGGACGTCCCGGACCACCGCACCGAAGTGCTCGGCCTCGAACTGGCCTGCGCGGACTATCTCGCGGAGGTGCCCTGGATCCTCGTCGAGCGCGGCGGCGACATCTGCCACGAACTCGAAGAGGTCGGCCAGGAGTACTCCGCCGACGCGATCGTCGTGGGCTCCACACAGGGCGTCGTCGGGCGCATCTTCGGCACGGTGGCGGGACGGCTGGCACGACGGGCCAGACGGCCCGTCGTGGTCATCCCGTAG
- the glmS gene encoding glutamine--fructose-6-phosphate transaminase (isomerizing): MCGIVGYIGRRDVAPLLLEGLQRLEYRGYDSAGLVITGKPAAGKPATLKMVKAKGRVRELESRVPKRFAGTTGIAHTRWATHGVPSDHNAHPHLDADNKVAVVHNGIIDNATELRARLEADGVVFLSETDTEVLTHLIARSTADTLEEKVRQSLKLVEGTYGLAVLHADFPDRIVVARNGSPVVLGIGEKEMFVASDVAALVSHTRQVVTLDDGEMATLKADDFRTYTTEGSRTSATPTTVEWEAESYDMGGHDTYMHKEISEQAEAVDRVLRGRIDDRFSTVHLGGLNLDAREARGVRRIKILGCGTSYHAGLIGAGLIESLARIPADAEPASEFRYRNPVVDPDTLYIAVSQSGETYDVLAAVQELKRKGARVLGVVNVVGSAIARETDGGVYVHAGPEVCVVSTKCFTNTVVAFALLALHLGRIRDLSVADGRRIIEGLRRLPAQIEEILKTEAEIKKVSEEYADAKSMMFIGRVRGYPVALEASLKLKEISYIHAEAYPASELKHGPLALIEPALPTVAIVPDDDLLEKNRAALEEIKARSGRILAVAHQEQPKADHTIVVPKNETELDPILMGIPLQLLAYHTALALGRDIDKPRNLAKSVTVE; the protein is encoded by the coding sequence ATGTGCGGAATCGTCGGTTACATCGGACGGCGGGACGTCGCGCCGCTGCTGCTGGAGGGGCTCCAGCGGCTGGAGTACCGGGGGTACGACTCCGCGGGCCTGGTCATCACCGGGAAGCCTGCCGCCGGCAAGCCCGCGACGCTGAAGATGGTCAAGGCCAAGGGCCGCGTCCGTGAGCTGGAGTCCCGTGTCCCCAAGCGTTTCGCGGGCACCACCGGTATCGCGCACACCCGCTGGGCGACCCACGGCGTCCCGAGCGACCACAACGCGCACCCGCACCTCGACGCGGACAACAAGGTCGCCGTCGTCCACAACGGCATCATCGACAACGCCACCGAACTCCGCGCGAGGCTGGAGGCCGACGGTGTCGTGTTCCTCTCCGAGACCGACACCGAGGTCCTGACCCACCTCATCGCCCGCTCGACGGCCGACACGCTGGAGGAGAAGGTCCGCCAGTCGCTGAAGCTGGTGGAGGGCACGTACGGACTCGCCGTCCTGCACGCCGACTTCCCGGACCGGATCGTCGTCGCCCGCAACGGCTCGCCCGTCGTCCTCGGCATCGGCGAGAAGGAGATGTTCGTCGCCTCCGACGTGGCCGCGCTGGTCTCCCACACCCGCCAGGTCGTCACCCTGGACGACGGCGAGATGGCCACCCTCAAGGCCGACGACTTCCGTACGTACACCACCGAGGGCTCGCGCACCTCGGCCACGCCGACCACCGTGGAGTGGGAGGCCGAGTCGTACGACATGGGCGGCCACGACACGTACATGCACAAGGAGATCTCCGAGCAGGCCGAGGCCGTGGACCGGGTGCTGCGGGGCCGGATCGACGACCGGTTCTCCACCGTGCACCTGGGCGGCCTGAACCTGGACGCGCGCGAGGCGCGCGGGGTGCGGCGCATCAAGATCCTCGGCTGTGGCACCTCGTACCACGCGGGTCTCATCGGCGCCGGGCTGATCGAGTCGCTGGCGCGCATCCCGGCGGACGCCGAGCCCGCGTCCGAGTTCCGCTACCGCAACCCGGTCGTGGACCCGGACACGCTCTACATCGCCGTGTCGCAGTCGGGCGAGACGTACGACGTCCTGGCCGCCGTGCAGGAACTGAAGCGCAAGGGCGCCCGGGTGCTCGGCGTCGTCAACGTCGTCGGCTCGGCGATCGCCCGCGAGACCGACGGCGGTGTGTACGTGCACGCGGGCCCCGAGGTCTGCGTCGTCTCCACCAAGTGCTTCACCAACACGGTGGTCGCCTTCGCGCTGCTCGCGCTGCACCTGGGCCGGATCCGCGACCTGTCGGTGGCCGACGGCAGGCGGATCATCGAGGGGCTGCGCAGGCTGCCCGCCCAGATCGAGGAGATCCTGAAGACCGAGGCCGAGATCAAGAAGGTCTCGGAGGAGTACGCGGACGCGAAGTCGATGATGTTCATCGGCCGGGTGCGCGGCTATCCGGTGGCGCTGGAAGCCTCGTTGAAGCTCAAGGAGATCTCGTACATCCACGCCGAGGCGTACCCCGCCTCGGAGTTGAAGCACGGACCGCTGGCGCTCATCGAGCCGGCCCTGCCGACGGTGGCGATCGTGCCGGACGACGACCTGCTGGAGAAGAACCGCGCGGCGCTGGAGGAGATCAAGGCGCGCAGCGGCCGGATCCTGGCGGTCGCGCACCAGGAGCAGCCGAAGGCCGACCACACGATCGTGGTGCCGAAGAACGAGACGGAGCTGGACCCGATCCTGATGGGGATTCCGCTCCAACTGCTCGCCTACCACACGGCGTTGGCGCTGGGCCGGGACATCGACAAGCCGCGCAATCTGGCGAAGTCCGTGACGGTGGAGTAG
- a CDS encoding DUF4429 domain-containing protein: MAEIIQTDGTWTFDGETVRIVPGSDKRVGLLRKSLGEVAVPLQALAGVTFEPGRRSGRLRLRLRDGADPLTGVAGGKLDDGSDPYRLTVDNDRAGVAEYVVDEVRTALLLDEVDTGRTDRYLLPGPSLPITTGAGDGTASFDGELIRLEWNWKTEESKSSRGTTTLPIGDVESVEWRPSAGLENGFLRFRVGRGNSPAPKYDPHAVELYGFRKDPLMALVAAAVAARLPHPYAPPADVAALTAGPVEGGAPASASGDDHDALLRRLRELGELHQAGILTAEEFTTAKQAILKRL, translated from the coding sequence ATGGCGGAAATCATCCAGACGGACGGCACCTGGACCTTCGACGGCGAGACGGTGCGCATCGTGCCCGGCAGCGACAAACGCGTCGGTCTGCTCCGCAAGTCGCTGGGCGAAGTCGCCGTCCCGCTCCAGGCGTTGGCGGGTGTCACGTTCGAACCGGGCCGCAGGTCGGGGCGGCTCAGGCTGCGGCTGCGCGACGGCGCGGACCCGCTGACGGGGGTCGCGGGCGGCAAGCTGGACGACGGTTCCGACCCGTACCGGCTGACCGTGGACAACGACCGCGCGGGGGTCGCCGAGTACGTCGTGGACGAGGTGCGCACCGCCCTGCTGCTGGACGAGGTCGACACGGGCCGGACCGACCGCTATCTGCTGCCCGGCCCGTCCCTGCCGATCACGACGGGCGCGGGCGACGGGACGGCCTCCTTCGACGGAGAGCTGATACGGCTGGAGTGGAACTGGAAGACCGAGGAGTCGAAGTCCTCGCGGGGCACCACCACCCTCCCGATCGGCGACGTGGAGTCCGTGGAGTGGCGGCCCAGCGCGGGGCTGGAGAACGGCTTCCTGCGCTTCCGGGTCGGCAGGGGCAACTCCCCGGCGCCCAAGTACGACCCGCACGCCGTGGAGCTGTACGGCTTCCGGAAGGACCCGCTGATGGCGCTGGTCGCCGCCGCCGTGGCCGCCCGGCTGCCGCATCCGTACGCCCCGCCCGCCGACGTCGCCGCCCTCACGGCGGGCCCCGTGGAGGGCGGCGCGCCCGCGTCGGCGAGCGGGGACGACCACGACGCGCTGCTGCGCAGGCTGCGGGAGCTGGGCGAGCTGCACCAGGCGGGCATCCTGACGGCGGAGGAGTTCACCACCGCCAAGCAGGCGATCCTCAAGCGCCTCTGA